In Leptospira selangorensis, the following are encoded in one genomic region:
- a CDS encoding SH3 domain-containing protein — protein MIRFLKYFTVTFYMTFLLGCFSNYQSAYVNSGAGLRIRSAPKLSSEKMGTVPFKGEVKILEKDQKLTHIDGFENYWYKIKSEEGEGWVFGGYLSFKHPDFLPPGSNSYTGLVYNHPIQSIKLIRMHIINESLFLNLYQSDSKHIFAFLERKNKISENLTEWRVLHAITMDTLQKDEELLNRVSTECFTPGLDGKEVILAILKIQMRKTGVTIGNHYEMVLDKLKIRKAWTLSEDKLFLQPVVKTKGIECTIFDPGNQFKAISE, from the coding sequence ATGATTAGATTTCTAAAATACTTCACTGTAACATTTTACATGACATTCTTGTTGGGATGTTTTTCTAATTACCAATCCGCATATGTAAATAGCGGTGCAGGACTTAGGATACGTTCCGCTCCAAAACTTTCTTCTGAAAAGATGGGAACAGTACCATTCAAAGGAGAAGTAAAGATCCTGGAGAAGGATCAAAAATTAACTCATATAGACGGATTCGAAAATTATTGGTACAAGATCAAAAGTGAAGAAGGAGAGGGATGGGTTTTCGGCGGGTATTTAAGTTTTAAACATCCGGATTTTTTACCACCGGGTTCTAATTCATATACCGGGTTAGTTTATAATCATCCTATTCAGTCTATAAAACTAATTCGAATGCATATTATAAACGAGAGTTTGTTCTTAAATTTATACCAATCAGATTCAAAACATATTTTTGCGTTTTTAGAAAGAAAAAATAAGATTTCGGAAAATTTAACTGAGTGGAGAGTTCTGCATGCAATTACGATGGATACACTTCAAAAAGACGAAGAGTTATTGAATCGTGTTAGCACCGAATGTTTTACTCCTGGGCTGGATGGAAAAGAGGTCATACTTGCGATCTTAAAAATACAAATGCGCAAGACTGGAGTGACGATTGGAAATCATTATGAAATGGTACTCGATAAGCTGAAAATCCGTAAAGCATGGACTTTAAGTGAGGATAAGTTGTTTTTACAGCCTGTTGTGAAAACGAAAGGGATAGAATGTACGATTTTCGATCCCGGGAATCAGTTTAAGGCGATTTCGGAATGA
- a CDS encoding P-II family nitrogen regulator: protein MKLIVAIIQPHKLEEVKAELTKNEIYRLTVSDVQGYGQQKGKTEVFRGHEYQVNLLRKVRLEIAVNDEFVKPTVDAILKAAKTGDGKIGDGKILILPLEDVIRIRTGERGSSAI, encoded by the coding sequence ATGAAATTAATCGTAGCAATTATCCAGCCCCATAAACTGGAAGAGGTTAAAGCGGAGCTTACTAAGAATGAAATTTATAGACTTACCGTAAGCGACGTGCAAGGCTACGGGCAGCAAAAAGGTAAAACTGAAGTATTCCGTGGACATGAATACCAAGTAAACCTTCTGAGAAAAGTAAGATTGGAGATCGCGGTAAACGACGAGTTCGTAAAACCTACCGTTGATGCGATCTTGAAAGCTGCCAAAACCGGTGACGGAAAGATCGGAGACGGAAAAATTTTAATTCTTCCTCTCGAAGACGTAATCCGTATTCGCACCGGAGAAAGAGGAAGCTCAGCGATTTAA
- a CDS encoding ammonium transporter translates to MKIAQKLIALLILIAPVLIWGQDATPAPEAAPAAPTLDKGDTAWMIVASTFVFFMIPGLALFYGGIVRSKNVLSTMMHSFVAILVLTIQWTLFGYSLAFSGDSPFFGDFQLFLLNGITDETLEGTIPKYIHFLFQGMFALITPALISGAIAERVKLSGYIVFILAWATLVYDPVAHWVWSANGWLFKKTALDFAGGTVVHLISGIAGLAAAIVLGKRKGEGPALIAPNNLTYTLIGAGFLWFGWFGFNAGSGLATNGQAARAFVVTLIAPATAGAVWLLIEYLHTKKATALGAASGIVAGLVVITPAAGFVDATGALIMGVIVSPICYGAILLKGKLGYDDSLDAFGIHGVGGALGAILTGVFALANYIPEGVTRGDQIIVQIISVVATGAYSIVVSLILVFIIEKTIGFRISEEKEIAGLDSEIHGEKGYII, encoded by the coding sequence ATGAAAATTGCCCAAAAACTTATCGCGCTCTTGATCTTAATCGCTCCAGTACTGATCTGGGGTCAAGACGCTACACCAGCACCAGAAGCCGCACCAGCTGCCCCTACTTTGGATAAAGGGGATACCGCATGGATGATCGTGGCTTCCACTTTCGTGTTCTTTATGATCCCAGGACTCGCGCTGTTCTACGGCGGTATCGTAAGATCTAAGAACGTTCTTTCAACAATGATGCACAGCTTTGTTGCGATTCTTGTCCTTACAATCCAGTGGACATTATTCGGATACAGCTTAGCGTTTTCCGGCGATAGTCCATTTTTCGGCGATTTTCAACTCTTCTTGTTGAATGGAATTACCGACGAAACTTTGGAAGGAACGATCCCGAAATACATTCACTTCCTTTTCCAAGGAATGTTTGCGCTTATCACTCCGGCTCTAATCTCCGGTGCGATCGCAGAAAGAGTGAAACTTTCCGGTTATATCGTATTCATTCTGGCATGGGCTACTTTGGTTTACGATCCTGTCGCACACTGGGTATGGTCTGCTAACGGTTGGCTTTTCAAAAAGACTGCTCTGGATTTCGCAGGTGGAACAGTGGTTCACTTGATCTCCGGTATCGCAGGTTTGGCTGCAGCAATCGTACTAGGAAAACGTAAAGGAGAAGGTCCTGCACTTATCGCTCCGAACAACTTGACTTACACCCTAATCGGTGCAGGATTCCTATGGTTCGGATGGTTCGGATTTAACGCAGGTTCCGGTCTTGCTACTAATGGTCAGGCTGCAAGAGCTTTCGTTGTAACTTTAATCGCTCCTGCAACTGCAGGTGCTGTTTGGTTATTGATCGAATATCTTCATACTAAAAAAGCTACTGCTCTTGGAGCAGCTTCCGGGATCGTTGCAGGTCTGGTTGTGATCACTCCTGCTGCAGGTTTTGTGGACGCTACCGGTGCATTGATCATGGGAGTAATTGTATCTCCTATTTGTTACGGAGCAATCCTTCTAAAAGGTAAACTTGGTTACGATGACTCTTTAGACGCTTTCGGAATTCACGGCGTTGGTGGAGCTCTCGGAGCGATCCTTACAGGTGTATTCGCACTTGCGAATTATATTCCTGAGGGAGTTACTCGCGGAGACCAGATTATCGTTCAGATTATCAGCGTTGTAGCTACCGGTGCTTACTCTATCGTAGTATCCTTGATCTTAGTGTTTATCATCGAGAAAACAATCGGATTCAGGATTTCCGAAGAGAAAGAGATTGCTGGACTCGATTCCGAGATTCACGGAGAAAAAGGTTATATTATATAA
- a CDS encoding carboxyl transferase domain-containing protein, giving the protein MEVLESRISTSSPEYKENFKDLSEKVTDLRKLLQKAGQGGGEKSIQKHKSRGKLTARERVQGLIDPNTPFLEFSALAGEKVYTDDVPSAGIVTGIGKISGTPCVIVANDATVKGGTYYPLTVKKHIRAQEIALENRLPCVYLVDSGGAFLPMQDDVFPDKWHFGRIFYNQANLSRMGIPQISVVMGSCTAGGAYIPAMSDESVIVKGNGTIFLGGPPLVKAATGEIVTPEELGGADVHCRISGVTDHYAENDPHALEIARHIVSSLGARAKKLEEQISYEEPLYPPEEIYGIIQKDIRKPYDVREVIARVVDGSRFQEFKKYYGTTIVTGFANIYGKTVGIIANNGVLFSESSLKAAHFIQLCNQREIPLLFLQNITGFMVGKKYENSGIAKDGAKMVNAVSTSVVPKYTVVIGGSYGAGNYGMCGRAFGPRFLWMWPNARISVMGGEQAANVLLTVKQEQLEKEGKSLSDAEQAEFKRPILEDYDNRSSCIYSTARLWDDGVLDPARTREALGLALYSDLSPKGIEPSYAIFRM; this is encoded by the coding sequence ATGGAAGTTTTGGAATCGCGTATTAGTACGTCTTCCCCTGAATATAAAGAGAATTTCAAAGACCTTTCAGAGAAGGTCACGGATTTACGTAAACTTCTCCAAAAAGCCGGACAAGGCGGAGGAGAAAAATCCATCCAGAAACATAAAAGCCGTGGCAAGCTCACCGCAAGAGAAAGGGTACAAGGGCTGATAGATCCAAATACTCCTTTCTTGGAATTCTCAGCATTGGCCGGGGAGAAGGTTTATACGGACGATGTTCCTTCTGCAGGTATCGTAACTGGGATCGGTAAAATTTCAGGAACTCCTTGTGTGATCGTTGCAAACGATGCCACTGTAAAAGGTGGGACCTATTATCCACTTACTGTCAAAAAACATATCCGCGCACAAGAGATTGCATTAGAGAATCGTCTTCCTTGTGTTTATCTGGTGGATTCAGGCGGAGCATTCCTTCCGATGCAGGATGATGTGTTTCCTGATAAATGGCATTTCGGTAGGATCTTTTATAACCAAGCAAATCTTTCTAGAATGGGGATCCCTCAGATTTCCGTAGTAATGGGAAGTTGTACTGCGGGTGGTGCATACATTCCTGCAATGTCAGACGAATCTGTAATCGTAAAAGGAAACGGTACCATCTTTTTAGGCGGGCCTCCTCTTGTAAAAGCAGCCACTGGAGAGATTGTTACTCCGGAAGAATTGGGCGGCGCTGATGTCCATTGTAGGATCTCAGGAGTTACCGATCATTATGCGGAGAATGATCCGCACGCCCTTGAGATCGCTAGACATATCGTTTCTAGTCTAGGAGCAAGAGCTAAAAAATTAGAAGAGCAAATATCTTACGAAGAACCTCTTTATCCTCCTGAGGAAATTTACGGGATTATCCAAAAAGATATCCGTAAACCTTATGATGTGAGAGAAGTTATCGCAAGAGTTGTAGACGGTTCCAGATTCCAAGAATTCAAAAAATATTATGGAACTACTATAGTCACAGGATTTGCGAATATTTACGGAAAAACCGTTGGCATCATTGCAAACAACGGAGTTTTGTTTTCTGAAAGTTCTTTGAAAGCAGCTCATTTCATCCAGCTTTGTAACCAGAGAGAGATTCCTTTACTCTTCTTACAAAACATCACCGGTTTTATGGTTGGGAAGAAGTATGAGAACTCAGGTATCGCAAAAGACGGTGCCAAAATGGTAAACGCAGTCTCCACTTCTGTAGTTCCAAAATACACCGTGGTGATCGGCGGTTCATACGGAGCAGGAAATTATGGAATGTGCGGCCGTGCATTCGGACCTAGATTCCTTTGGATGTGGCCAAACGCTAGGATTTCAGTGATGGGTGGAGAACAAGCTGCAAATGTTCTACTCACAGTGAAGCAGGAACAATTGGAGAAGGAAGGAAAATCACTCTCCGACGCGGAACAGGCAGAGTTCAAGAGACCTATATTAGAAGATTATGATAATCGATCTTCTTGTATCTATTCTACTGCAAGACTTTGGGACGATGGCGTCCTAGATCCTGCACGTACAAGAGAAGCTTTAGGTTTGGCATTATATTCCGACCTTTCTCCTAAAGGTATAGAACCTTCTTATGCGATCTTCCGGATGTAA
- a CDS encoding GlmU family protein: MGRIQRIWIDERETPPGLGALTRIRSFSEIRDGVLTPLQRLKEQYPDSKILYSNSNSAFEKTFFERNPKISEYDGKDVDLIIRPEEFLPWKSLESVGKNIDQDLENHKDLRKWARKLKVKSGDFQVVGKSKHVHIHPSAKIYPGVVIDVTSGPVIIDKDAKVTSFSFLEGPLYIGQGTHVDNARITGNTSIGNVCRIGGEVGDSIILDFTNKHHEGFLGHSVVGSWVNLGALSTTSDLKNNYGVVKIREEHTEITTGSIKFGSIIGDFSKIGIGVMLNTGTVIDFGCNVVSSRASGYLPPFIWADGQPYILDLFLRDSRKIMARRNRELSHSESELIRILYETKVRK; this comes from the coding sequence GTGGGCAGAATTCAGAGAATTTGGATCGATGAGAGGGAAACTCCTCCCGGTTTGGGAGCCTTAACCAGGATTCGATCTTTCTCCGAGATTCGAGACGGGGTTTTAACTCCACTCCAACGTTTAAAAGAGCAGTATCCTGATTCAAAGATACTCTACTCAAACTCCAATTCGGCATTCGAGAAAACATTCTTCGAAAGAAATCCAAAGATCTCCGAATACGACGGCAAGGATGTAGACCTAATCATCCGTCCCGAGGAATTCCTACCTTGGAAATCTTTGGAGTCTGTGGGCAAAAACATAGACCAGGACTTGGAAAATCATAAGGACCTGCGTAAATGGGCCCGCAAGCTCAAGGTAAAGTCCGGAGACTTCCAAGTAGTCGGAAAATCCAAACACGTTCATATCCATCCTTCCGCCAAAATTTATCCAGGTGTGGTTATAGATGTAACCTCAGGACCTGTGATCATAGACAAGGATGCAAAAGTAACTTCTTTTAGCTTTTTAGAAGGTCCCTTATACATAGGCCAAGGCACTCATGTGGACAATGCTCGAATCACCGGAAACACTTCCATAGGGAATGTGTGCAGGATAGGTGGAGAAGTCGGGGACAGTATTATATTAGATTTTACGAATAAACACCACGAAGGGTTCTTAGGACATTCAGTGGTGGGAAGCTGGGTTAACCTAGGCGCATTATCCACCACCTCCGATCTAAAGAATAACTACGGTGTGGTCAAGATCAGAGAAGAACATACCGAGATCACAACAGGCTCCATCAAATTCGGTTCTATCATCGGAGATTTTTCCAAGATAGGGATTGGAGTGATGTTGAATACCGGAACAGTGATAGATTTCGGATGTAATGTGGTTTCTTCTAGGGCAAGTGGATATCTTCCTCCGTTTATTTGGGCGGACGGACAACCTTATATCTTAGATCTATTTCTTCGTGATTCACGCAAGATCATGGCAAGAAGGAACAGAGAACTTTCTCATTCCGAATCAGAACTTATTAGAATTTTATACGAAACCAAGGTCCGGAAATAA
- the glmS gene encoding glutamine--fructose-6-phosphate transaminase (isomerizing), translating into MCGIVGYAGDKNVESVLIVGLIGLEYRGYDSAGIAVLDRGEIQVRKQKGKIKDLENYLKEHPIRGNVGIGHTRWATHGEPNQINAHPHTDSKSTVAVVHNGIIENYSQLRQELKQKGFVFHSMTDTEVLPNLLAESRKRGLSNKEAFLDLFNRVHGKWAIAVVFDNEPDRVYFAQDGAPLLLGRGKEEYYLASDISPLTRNCREVYYINSKEWGYFTKTECKIFGFDGAEKEFEFKTQDIKFEDVDKGGYPHYMIKEIHEQPGIFRRIIQSRISEAGEIEFPESTISREMMSKVNRIIIQAAGTSYYAGMLGKHYLENFAKIQTDTETSSEFRYRNPVVEGDTLIVGISQSGETADTLASLLEAKAKFIKVLSLVNNVNSTIARESDSFIRTDAGPEIGVASTKAFTAQVINLLLFSLYVARLKWIVSDEELRTLLEEIRLLPGKMERILAQAHILETWAADFTKTKDFVFLGRTYNHPVALEGALKLKEVSYIHASGYAGGEFKHGPIALITNEVPVVCIATKSEIYSKMLSNIQEIKARNGIMISIVTEGDKEAKELSDYCFEVPDCPEILSPILNVLPLQLLAYYSAVARGCPPDQPRNLAKSVTVE; encoded by the coding sequence ATGTGTGGAATCGTAGGATACGCTGGCGATAAAAACGTAGAATCCGTACTCATAGTAGGGCTCATCGGTCTGGAGTATCGTGGATACGATTCGGCCGGGATCGCGGTCCTGGACAGAGGAGAGATCCAAGTCCGTAAACAAAAAGGCAAAATTAAGGATCTGGAAAATTACCTAAAGGAGCATCCGATCCGAGGTAATGTCGGCATAGGCCATACTCGTTGGGCAACTCATGGTGAACCAAACCAAATTAATGCTCACCCTCATACTGATTCCAAATCTACCGTAGCGGTAGTTCATAACGGAATTATAGAAAATTATTCTCAACTCAGACAAGAACTTAAACAAAAAGGTTTCGTATTCCATAGTATGACGGATACGGAAGTTCTCCCTAATCTTTTGGCGGAGAGCAGAAAAAGAGGCTTATCCAATAAAGAAGCTTTTTTAGATTTATTTAATAGAGTTCATGGAAAATGGGCGATCGCAGTCGTATTCGATAACGAGCCGGACAGAGTTTATTTCGCCCAAGACGGAGCACCTTTACTTTTAGGAAGAGGAAAAGAAGAATATTACCTCGCTTCCGATATTTCTCCTCTCACAAGAAATTGTAGAGAAGTGTATTATATTAACTCCAAGGAATGGGGATACTTTACAAAAACTGAATGTAAGATCTTCGGATTTGATGGTGCTGAAAAAGAATTCGAATTCAAAACTCAGGATATCAAATTTGAGGATGTAGACAAAGGTGGTTATCCTCATTATATGATCAAGGAGATCCACGAACAACCTGGGATCTTCCGTAGGATCATCCAATCTCGTATTAGTGAAGCCGGGGAAATAGAATTTCCGGAAAGCACCATTTCTAGAGAGATGATGTCCAAGGTAAACCGTATCATTATCCAAGCGGCAGGAACTAGCTATTACGCAGGGATGCTCGGAAAACATTATCTGGAAAATTTCGCAAAGATCCAAACGGATACGGAAACTTCTTCAGAGTTCCGTTATAGAAACCCTGTGGTAGAAGGTGACACTCTTATCGTAGGAATTTCCCAGTCCGGAGAAACTGCGGATACTCTTGCTTCTCTATTGGAAGCAAAAGCGAAGTTTATCAAAGTTCTTTCTTTGGTAAATAATGTGAACTCCACAATTGCAAGAGAATCGGATTCATTCATCAGAACGGATGCCGGTCCTGAGATCGGGGTCGCGAGTACAAAGGCATTTACTGCACAGGTAATCAACCTTCTTCTTTTTTCCTTATATGTAGCTCGTTTGAAATGGATCGTATCCGACGAGGAGCTCAGAACTTTATTGGAAGAGATCCGACTTCTGCCAGGCAAGATGGAAAGGATTTTGGCTCAGGCCCATATCCTGGAAACCTGGGCGGCGGATTTTACCAAGACTAAAGATTTTGTATTCTTAGGTAGGACGTACAACCATCCTGTTGCGTTGGAAGGAGCTCTGAAATTAAAAGAGGTTTCTTATATCCACGCTTCCGGTTATGCGGGTGGGGAATTCAAACATGGACCGATCGCGCTGATTACAAACGAAGTGCCGGTCGTATGTATCGCGACCAAATCCGAAATTTATAGCAAAATGCTTTCCAATATCCAGGAAATCAAGGCCAGAAACGGGATTATGATCTCCATCGTAACCGAAGGGGATAAAGAGGCAAAAGAGCTTTCCGACTACTGTTTTGAAGTTCCGGACTGTCCGGAAATTTTGAGTCCGATCCTGAATGTTCTTCCTCTCCAACTTCTGGCCTATTATTCTGCCGTGGCTAGGGGTTGTCCTCCGGACCAACCTAGAAACCTAGCAAAGTCCGTCACAGTGGAGTAG
- the glmM gene encoding phosphoglucosamine mutase translates to MALNPQKPVFQHPDLMVSVSGIRGIIPTGLSPDVIFHSLMAFGSRLKGNTVVIGRDSRPSGAYIENIAIGIMLAMGKKVIRLGIVPTPTVKAVVAQSGAAGGIMISASHNPVIWNAFKFIGPGGFFTNAQDLEGLLDLVRKEDYKPFQFKPNTDVEDGTDRIQAHIDSVLARVNVSAIKRKKFTVFLDAVNGGGSFVLPELLSRLGCKVILQHCTPDGTFPRPPEPTPDALKQSSRLIKKSKADIGFALDPDADRLVVLSPKKGAISEELTLPLSFMSYLASNSIPKKASITVNLSTSFVNDWVADSVGIPTYRSKVGEANVVAEMIHRKSVFGGEGNGGVIDPAIPSFGRDSLSGVAHILNLLALKGEDAETVIGSLPAVHMRKIAYKIAGQKTEQIYSKFRSAFSEYKEDSRDGLRLANQDSWIHIRPSNTEPILRLIGEARTKKDLESLLNKAGKIMENS, encoded by the coding sequence ATGGCTCTAAATCCTCAAAAACCGGTCTTCCAACACCCGGATTTGATGGTTTCAGTGTCCGGAATCCGGGGAATCATTCCTACCGGATTAAGTCCCGACGTAATTTTTCATTCACTCATGGCCTTTGGGTCCAGACTCAAGGGTAATACCGTAGTCATCGGAAGAGATTCTCGTCCGAGCGGCGCATATATAGAAAATATCGCGATCGGTATCATGCTCGCAATGGGCAAAAAAGTCATCCGTTTGGGGATTGTTCCAACTCCTACTGTTAAGGCTGTGGTGGCTCAATCCGGAGCTGCCGGTGGGATTATGATCTCCGCTTCTCATAATCCGGTCATTTGGAATGCATTTAAGTTCATTGGCCCGGGTGGATTTTTTACCAATGCTCAAGACTTAGAAGGTCTTTTGGATCTGGTTCGAAAGGAAGATTATAAACCTTTCCAATTTAAGCCGAACACGGATGTGGAAGATGGAACCGACAGGATCCAAGCACATATCGACTCGGTTTTGGCCAGAGTGAATGTATCTGCGATCAAACGTAAAAAGTTCACTGTATTTTTAGATGCTGTCAATGGTGGTGGAAGTTTCGTTTTACCTGAATTGTTAAGTCGCTTGGGCTGTAAGGTCATTCTACAACATTGTACTCCTGATGGAACATTTCCTCGTCCACCGGAGCCTACTCCTGATGCGCTCAAACAATCTTCTCGTCTGATCAAAAAATCCAAGGCGGATATCGGTTTTGCATTGGACCCAGACGCTGACAGACTCGTGGTTTTATCTCCTAAAAAAGGAGCTATCTCAGAAGAATTAACTCTTCCTCTTAGTTTTATGTCGTACCTTGCTTCTAATTCGATTCCTAAGAAGGCATCCATCACTGTGAACCTCTCCACAAGTTTCGTGAACGATTGGGTTGCAGACTCTGTTGGAATTCCGACTTATCGATCTAAGGTGGGAGAAGCAAACGTTGTGGCAGAAATGATACACCGTAAGTCTGTTTTTGGCGGAGAAGGAAACGGAGGAGTCATCGATCCGGCGATCCCTTCTTTCGGAAGAGACTCTCTTTCCGGGGTGGCCCATATACTGAATCTGCTTGCCCTAAAGGGGGAAGATGCTGAAACTGTGATAGGTAGTCTTCCTGCGGTCCATATGCGCAAGATCGCCTACAAGATCGCGGGTCAGAAGACGGAGCAGATTTATTCTAAGTTTCGCAGCGCCTTCTCCGAATATAAAGAAGATTCGAGAGACGGTTTACGTTTAGCGAACCAGGACTCTTGGATACATATTCGACCTTCGAATACCGAGCCGATCCTCCGGTTGATTGGAGAGGCCAGAACCAAAAAGGATCTGGAATCCCTTTTAAATAAAGCCGGAAAGATCATGGAGAATTCATAA
- the rpsT gene encoding 30S ribosomal protein S20: MANIKSSEKDIRRTKRRNAANSQNRNRLRTQAKKILKALQDGEKDSLKSLFGQYSSLLDKAAKTNLIHSKNADRKKSRMALRINQAATA; the protein is encoded by the coding sequence TTGGCGAATATTAAATCTTCAGAAAAAGATATCCGTAGAACGAAACGCAGAAATGCGGCAAATTCTCAAAACAGGAATCGCCTTAGGACCCAAGCTAAAAAGATCCTAAAAGCGCTCCAAGACGGAGAGAAAGACTCCTTAAAATCTTTGTTCGGACAATATTCTTCTCTTCTGGACAAAGCTGCGAAAACCAACCTGATCCACTCTAAAAATGCAGACCGCAAAAAGAGTCGGATGGCATTGCGTATCAATCAGGCTGCAACCGCATAA
- a CDS encoding LIC_10450 family protein, translated as MISRQAQDYIIVNSIDEIDPNKLSLAQLGTKYLDRNGNRYAVRFNKESRKAEIIRITLQKASEAEANKPKLGRVNPKATSNPLDLQKLSNLLKSTKHPSADWVENLAEKTKHTKPSSANSEKPAYTPNSQKELDISPSEGPDLSARMNSVQNDIFDLSKVDLNISDAGLSSNAAKEDIPVFIENIEAGSNRETKYIEDSVQQFQRIKDRIESVLNNIRNSKIFEATGDPSENKNIVGNLAREFDIEFFQKLDKILNYHKELTSYPRSITYYIAKYESHRKQALQSKTSDQEKLKLVIRWEMQELLLDLTRKLKKMVLNALNVLNTKNENHLKQVAYNQQQMYKDARSALLYCSEDIGGLLISLQKWADSEG; from the coding sequence ATGATATCAAGACAAGCACAAGACTATATCATCGTGAACTCGATAGACGAGATCGATCCTAATAAACTTTCTTTGGCTCAATTGGGAACCAAGTATTTGGACAGAAACGGGAACCGTTACGCTGTTCGTTTTAATAAAGAAAGTAGAAAGGCGGAGATCATTCGGATCACCCTTCAAAAAGCTTCCGAAGCAGAAGCGAATAAACCTAAATTAGGTAGAGTCAATCCTAAGGCGACATCCAATCCCTTAGATCTACAGAAATTATCTAATCTTCTTAAAAGTACAAAACATCCTAGTGCCGACTGGGTAGAGAACCTGGCAGAAAAAACGAAACATACTAAGCCAAGCTCTGCAAATTCGGAAAAGCCGGCTTATACTCCTAATTCTCAAAAAGAATTGGATATTTCCCCTTCTGAAGGTCCTGATCTATCCGCAAGAATGAACTCGGTCCAAAATGATATATTCGATCTTTCGAAAGTAGATCTGAATATCTCGGATGCTGGACTTTCTTCTAACGCCGCAAAAGAAGATATTCCGGTTTTTATTGAAAATATAGAAGCAGGTTCCAACAGAGAAACGAAATATATCGAAGATAGCGTGCAACAATTCCAAAGGATCAAAGATAGGATCGAATCCGTACTCAATAATATTCGAAATTCTAAAATTTTCGAAGCGACCGGAGATCCTTCCGAGAACAAAAACATAGTAGGAAATCTAGCAAGAGAATTCGATATAGAGTTCTTCCAGAAGTTGGACAAGATATTAAATTATCATAAAGAGCTAACTTCTTACCCTAGATCCATTACCTATTATATAGCTAAGTACGAGTCCCATCGTAAACAAGCATTGCAGTCCAAAACTTCCGATCAGGAAAAATTAAAACTAGTGATCCGTTGGGAAATGCAGGAACTTCTCTTAGATCTGACCAGAAAACTCAAAAAAATGGTCCTAAATGCTTTAAACGTCCTAAATACTAAAAACGAAAACCACCTAAAACAAGTAGCTTATAACCAACAACAGATGTATAAGGATGCCAGAAGCGCCTTATTATATTGTTCGGAAGATATAGGTGGACTACTTATCTCCTTGCAAAAATGGGCCGATAGCGAAGGATAG
- a CDS encoding glycosyltransferase family 2 protein — protein sequence MKLSIVIPCYNEKQTIKNILETVKKVPYKDKEIILVDDFSTDGTRELLKTAPFKKLVDQLVFHEKNQGKGAALRTGFKAAKGDIVIVQDADLEYDPFEIPDVIDPIYKGKADVVFGSRFMGGRAHRVVYYWHRLGNLFLTTLSNMFTNINLTDMETCYKAFRREVIQGIDIKENRFGFEPEITAKIAKIPDIRIYEVGISYYGRTYAEGKKIGWKDGFRAIYCILRYNLFS from the coding sequence ATGAAACTTTCCATCGTAATTCCCTGTTATAACGAAAAACAGACCATCAAAAACATTTTAGAAACCGTAAAGAAGGTCCCATATAAGGATAAAGAGATCATCCTTGTGGACGATTTTTCCACGGACGGAACGAGGGAACTCCTAAAAACCGCTCCTTTTAAGAAGTTGGTGGACCAACTCGTTTTCCACGAGAAAAACCAGGGAAAAGGCGCTGCACTCCGCACAGGATTTAAAGCTGCCAAAGGCGATATAGTCATCGTTCAAGACGCGGACTTGGAATATGATCCGTTTGAAATTCCGGATGTGATCGATCCGATCTACAAAGGCAAAGCTGACGTTGTTTTCGGAAGCAGATTTATGGGGGGAAGAGCCCATAGAGTCGTATACTACTGGCATAGACTCGGAAATCTATTCTTGACCACCCTTTCCAATATGTTCACGAACATTAATCTGACCGATATGGAAACTTGTTATAAAGCGTTCCGTAGAGAAGTGATCCAAGGGATCGATATTAAAGAGAATCGTTTCGGGTTCGAGCCTGAGATTACCGCTAAGATCGCAAAGATCCCGGACATTCGTATTTACGAAGTAGGGATCTCCTATTACGGACGTACTTACGCAGAAGGTAAAAAGATAGGTTGGAAAGACGGATTTAGAGCCATCTACTGTATCCTAAGATACAATCTATTTTCTTAA